One window from the genome of Phycisphaerales bacterium encodes:
- the tyrS gene encoding tyrosine--tRNA ligase has protein sequence MPETSNKIDLLDELRWRGLLHQCTDEEGLAEHLNEGPRRIYCGFDPTADSLTIGNLVPIMTLVHVARAGHEPIVVMGGGTGLVGDPSGKSAERSLISREGIEGNVGAQRPIFGSVFAGAGLAEPPILNNLEWLGKVSFLDALRDVGKHFSVNQMIQRDSVRDRLHGREQGISYTEFSYMILQALDFAHLHLTKKVTVQCGGSDQWGNVVSGIDLIRRLMVELPMTRQRPAWLSTEAGDTVVREELERRAAVFGFTVPLVTKADGTKFGKSESGAVWLTKERTSCYEYSQFWLNTADADVERFLKIFTLLGRGEIEEIMRRHEQAPGRRYAQKMLASQAATLRYGEDEASSALRAGEALFSGDLSSLDADGLEAAIADAPSINHPRADLAAGILLIDLLLATELASSKREAREFLAAGAIRVNGAPHDGSSPITTGDLLHDRLTVLKRGKKKQAVVRWVD, from the coding sequence ATGCCCGAGACCTCGAACAAGATCGACCTGCTCGACGAGCTCCGCTGGCGGGGCCTGCTCCACCAGTGCACCGACGAGGAGGGGCTCGCCGAGCACCTGAACGAAGGCCCACGCCGGATCTACTGCGGATTCGATCCGACCGCCGACTCGCTGACCATCGGTAACCTCGTGCCCATCATGACCCTGGTCCACGTGGCCAGGGCCGGGCACGAGCCGATCGTCGTCATGGGCGGGGGCACGGGGCTGGTTGGCGATCCCTCGGGCAAGAGCGCCGAGCGGAGCCTTATCAGCCGCGAGGGCATCGAGGGCAACGTGGGTGCCCAGCGGCCGATCTTCGGCAGCGTGTTTGCCGGCGCAGGCCTTGCCGAGCCGCCCATCCTGAACAATCTCGAGTGGCTGGGCAAGGTCAGCTTCCTCGACGCCCTGCGCGACGTGGGCAAGCACTTCAGCGTCAACCAGATGATCCAACGCGACTCGGTCCGCGACCGGCTGCACGGCCGCGAGCAGGGCATCAGCTACACCGAGTTCAGCTACATGATCCTCCAGGCCCTCGACTTCGCCCACCTCCACCTGACGAAGAAGGTCACCGTCCAGTGCGGCGGCAGCGACCAGTGGGGCAACGTCGTCTCGGGCATCGACCTCATCCGCCGTCTCATGGTCGAGCTCCCCATGACACGCCAGCGGCCCGCGTGGCTCAGCACCGAAGCGGGCGACACGGTCGTTCGAGAGGAGCTCGAGCGTCGCGCAGCCGTGTTCGGCTTCACGGTGCCGCTCGTCACCAAGGCCGACGGCACGAAGTTCGGCAAGAGCGAGAGTGGGGCCGTGTGGCTGACCAAGGAGCGCACGAGCTGCTACGAGTACTCGCAGTTCTGGCTCAACACCGCCGACGCCGACGTCGAGCGGTTCCTCAAGATCTTCACGCTGCTCGGCCGCGGCGAGATCGAGGAGATCATGCGCCGCCACGAGCAGGCGCCAGGCCGCCGGTACGCCCAGAAGATGCTCGCGAGCCAGGCCGCCACGCTCCGCTATGGCGAGGACGAGGCCAGCAGCGCACTGCGCGCGGGCGAGGCGCTGTTCTCCGGCGACCTGTCGTCGCTGGATGCGGACGGGCTGGAAGCCGCTATCGCCGACGCGCCGAGCATCAACCACCCGCGTGCCGACCTGGCCGCGGGCATTCTGCTCATCGACCTGCTCCTGGCAACCGAGCTCGCCTCGAGCAAGCGTGAGGCGCGCGAGTTCCTGGCCGCCGGCGCCATCCGCGTCAACGGCGCGCCCCACGATGGCTCGTCCCCGATCACTACCGGCGATCTCCTGCACGATCGACTGACCGTGCTCAAGCGCGGCAAGAAGAAGCAGGCCGTGGTGCGCTGGGTCGACTAG